The following proteins come from a genomic window of Myroides odoratus DSM 2801:
- a CDS encoding M48 family metallopeptidase, which translates to MAYVGLHTQIRRNNTKSILLLFAFPLLILLGIVFILGYLSSWNWEMAYDPILQVTPIVFVVVGIWFVISYFFHNQMIQRATHAKPLERKDNMRVYNLTENLCMSVGMPMPKLFIIETDTLNAFASGINEKSYSVTLTRGIIDKLDDKELEGVIAHELMHIRNNDVRLLIVTIVFVGILGVILNLLLRGLFNGLGRRRGGKDNGGAIIIVILVVTFVIYFFSMIFKFALSRSREYMADAGAVSMTKDAHALASALRKISGNSKLETTNNEVRELFIDNSDKSNSKGFLGEIGSIFSTHPPIEKRIEFLEKM; encoded by the coding sequence ATGGCATACGTTGGTTTACATACACAAATAAGACGAAATAACACCAAGTCAATTCTACTTTTATTTGCTTTTCCCTTATTAATTCTATTGGGGATTGTCTTTATTTTGGGCTACCTATCTAGCTGGAATTGGGAAATGGCCTATGATCCTATTTTACAAGTAACTCCAATTGTTTTTGTAGTTGTTGGGATTTGGTTTGTTATTTCTTATTTTTTTCACAATCAAATGATTCAACGGGCAACACATGCAAAACCGTTGGAGCGAAAGGACAATATGCGGGTATATAATCTGACAGAAAACCTATGCATGTCTGTAGGAATGCCCATGCCCAAACTCTTTATTATCGAAACAGATACCTTAAATGCTTTCGCATCAGGAATCAATGAGAAATCTTATTCGGTTACGTTAACTCGAGGGATTATTGACAAATTAGATGATAAAGAATTGGAAGGTGTTATTGCGCATGAACTCATGCACATCCGAAATAACGATGTGCGATTACTCATCGTAACCATTGTATTTGTGGGAATTTTGGGCGTTATTCTGAATTTATTACTCCGCGGATTATTCAATGGTTTAGGACGAAGACGAGGAGGAAAAGACAATGGAGGAGCTATCATTATCGTTATTTTGGTGGTTACTTTTGTCATCTACTTTTTCTCCATGATTTTTAAATTCGCCCTATCGAGAAGTCGAGAATATATGGCCGACGCTGGTGCAGTTAGCATGACCAAAGATGCACATGCCCTAGCTAGTGCCCTGCGCAAAATCAGTGGTAATTCTAAATTAGAAACGACCAATAACGAAGTAAGAGAACTCTTTATTGACAATAGTGATAAATCAAATAGCAAGGGATTCCTGGGAGAAATAGGTTCTATTTTCAGTACCCACCCACCTATCGAAAAACGCATTGAATTTTTGGAAAAAATGTAA
- a CDS encoding LemA family protein, producing the protein MGIFIGIGIIVLLVIWFIATNNKLVALKNNRENAFADIDVQLKQRHDLIPQLVSSVKGYMEHEANTLEKLTQARTAAMQAGDINTKIQAEQQLSSALSGLRVAVEAYPDLKANTNFLQLQNEISDIENKLAAVRRYFNSATKELNTAIESIPSNIIAGMKNMTRQPFFELGVEQRAQLDVAPEIKF; encoded by the coding sequence ATGGGAATTTTTATTGGAATTGGAATTATTGTATTGCTTGTCATTTGGTTCATTGCAACAAATAATAAATTAGTCGCTTTAAAAAACAATCGCGAGAATGCCTTTGCAGATATTGATGTACAATTAAAACAGCGTCATGACTTGATTCCTCAATTAGTTTCATCTGTAAAAGGTTATATGGAACATGAGGCGAATACACTGGAAAAATTAACTCAAGCACGTACAGCTGCGATGCAAGCAGGTGATATCAATACGAAGATTCAAGCGGAGCAACAACTTTCTTCTGCCTTATCAGGATTACGCGTAGCAGTAGAAGCTTATCCAGATCTTAAAGCGAATACGAACTTCTTGCAACTGCAAAACGAAATTTCAGATATTGAAAATAAATTAGCTGCTGTTCGTCGTTACTTTAACTCGGCAACAAAGGAATTAAATACTGCGATTGAATCAATTCCTTCGAATATTATAGCTGGGATGAAAAACATGACCAGACAACCTTTCTTTGAATTAGGTGTAGAACAAAGAGCTCAACTTGACGTAGCTCCAGAGATTAAATTTTAA
- a CDS encoding ArsR/SmtB family transcription factor — protein MGITKSELFSDKKNRLAAMFKVLGLPARLAILQYIINQKACICSDLVDELGLAQATISQHLKELKTIGLLQGTVEGKSVCYCIDEEVWKEFETEFAAFFGQSTHIDKCC, from the coding sequence ATGGGAATTACAAAATCAGAATTATTTAGCGACAAGAAAAACCGCTTAGCAGCCATGTTTAAAGTATTGGGGCTTCCTGCACGTTTGGCAATCTTGCAATACATCATCAATCAAAAAGCCTGCATCTGCAGTGATTTAGTAGATGAACTCGGATTAGCGCAAGCGACCATCTCTCAGCATTTAAAAGAATTAAAAACCATCGGACTCTTACAAGGTACAGTAGAAGGAAAATCCGTTTGCTATTGTATTGACGAGGAGGTTTGGAAAGAATTTGAAACGGAATTTGCCGCTTTCTTCGGACAATCCACGCATATTGACAAATGCTGTTAA
- a CDS encoding DUF6428 family protein, translating to MKLSEVKQVLAGLEKVDFQLEDGSFVPEHFHVTEVGQVDKKYIDCGGVIRTEKKVSFQLWNANDFEHRLKAGKLLGIIRLSENKLGIEDGEVEVEFQGKTTIGKYNLAFNGTHFILLNTITACLAEDACGIKPEDVPQTASTCCDPNAGCC from the coding sequence ATGAAATTATCAGAAGTAAAACAGGTATTAGCCGGATTGGAAAAAGTAGATTTTCAATTGGAAGATGGGAGTTTTGTACCGGAACATTTTCACGTAACGGAAGTAGGGCAAGTAGACAAAAAGTACATCGACTGTGGTGGCGTGATTCGCACCGAGAAAAAAGTGAGCTTTCAACTGTGGAATGCCAACGATTTTGAACATCGACTAAAAGCAGGAAAGTTGTTGGGAATTATACGATTGTCTGAAAATAAGTTAGGTATTGAAGATGGAGAAGTAGAGGTAGAATTCCAAGGTAAAACAACCATTGGCAAGTATAATTTAGCTTTTAACGGCACCCATTTTATCTTGTTGAATACCATCACTGCTTGTTTAGCGGAAGATGCTTGTGGAATCAAGCCAGAAGATGTACCACAAACAGCAAGTACTTGTTGTGATCCTAATGCTGGTTGTTGTTAA
- a CDS encoding DUF6266 family protein, which translates to MAELREGIFGGISGKIGTFVGVQWRGRSLLRSKPGKSSKKATPAQKLQRDKLRLVSSFVRQVSEAVKLYYPHAVVNGKSISGKEQLMSLLMKKGIEVIDGEPHLLIDQALLAVGTLPAAHTVEIQQIAATTIRITWDTSLMNILAHQEDKLTLCVYCEKQNNCFIGFQIVERQKGKIDLPILFLPKVQRLHFWTIWESSQEQRNSSSQYHLFEKED; encoded by the coding sequence ATGGCAGAATTAAGAGAAGGTATCTTTGGAGGAATAAGTGGAAAAATTGGAACTTTTGTAGGGGTTCAGTGGAGAGGTCGAAGTTTATTGCGCTCGAAACCTGGAAAATCGTCAAAAAAAGCAACTCCAGCCCAAAAACTCCAACGAGACAAACTTCGTTTGGTGTCTAGTTTTGTGCGTCAAGTGAGTGAAGCAGTGAAGCTTTACTATCCGCATGCGGTAGTAAACGGCAAAAGTATATCAGGGAAAGAACAATTAATGTCCTTACTGATGAAAAAGGGAATTGAGGTGATTGATGGAGAACCTCATCTCCTTATCGATCAAGCACTACTCGCTGTCGGAACACTACCCGCAGCACATACTGTAGAAATTCAACAAATTGCAGCAACCACAATACGCATCACTTGGGATACTTCTTTGATGAATATTCTCGCACATCAGGAAGATAAGTTAACCTTGTGCGTCTATTGCGAAAAACAAAACAACTGCTTTATTGGCTTTCAAATAGTTGAACGTCAAAAAGGAAAGATTGACCTTCCTATTTTATTTTTACCAAAGGTGCAACGCCTCCACTTTTGGACAATTTGGGAGTCTTCTCAAGAACAGAGGAATAGCTCTAGTCAGTATCACCTGTTTGAGAAAGAAGACTAG
- a CDS encoding DUF262 domain-containing protein: protein MNKVFDKILSYEGSNNGKRYLVSPRTVSEFFTEGNYILKIPDYQRPYSWTEKNIKDLLEDISRLSKKEDSSWFLGPIFTVRRSSETKYSELLDGQQRITTIQIILREATLLRFHWSDFDFASHSEIKRNLDTIKEICNRCLVKLDGLTSKPVFETEPDMKVHFTNYIVNFQNIDTFAELESTRLKFGEETRKAQEQGSVTAKTILSSIETIKAYLEYNFVKNDQKTSANIESFIKFIESLVTKCWLIEIPLQSHDDSIQIFESLNNRGKKLTLVDKLRFKSIIKSSIDTIDQVRLKWKSIYAGISFLIENSYVKSEDDFYKVFFNSVNGDNFTREDDFITLFTTKYLQNDISILSFLEETLKIIDFHKILHYSLNEGNEFINSFDKKEQDKVKALFQLLKSTLDVSDNSRLLLFSVIRTNHQLLEEKYIIIQSIWSIIRIVFHTEIYKNKKSNIIRGEYMELVKDFTQQNKNIFLQKNPLTFSRSIIDLIKTKNNNEAKLVLALYTYLYDFKALCSHSPKQYAKWQLDHLFPSKWLQYWSQHMYKKNDIILYINELQQNKQVYLAHINWEQIKIDINSLDSAFELDESKQTQTEDTLIEFIGNKWLLHSGSNIKTSNKEFSFKKEEYLDQKWIKIPSNSNALGIDKYDEFTYKEIVLRSLQLANSIIEKVNNTWDDI, encoded by the coding sequence ATGAATAAAGTATTTGATAAGATTTTATCATATGAAGGGAGTAATAATGGTAAACGATATTTAGTATCTCCACGTACGGTATCTGAGTTTTTTACTGAAGGAAATTATATATTAAAAATACCTGATTATCAACGACCGTATTCATGGACAGAGAAAAACATTAAGGATCTTTTAGAAGATATATCTAGGCTTTCAAAAAAAGAAGATTCCTCTTGGTTTTTGGGTCCAATATTTACTGTCAGACGATCTTCTGAAACTAAATATTCAGAGCTTTTAGATGGTCAACAACGAATAACAACCATTCAAATCATATTAAGAGAGGCAACACTATTGCGCTTTCATTGGTCTGACTTTGATTTTGCATCGCATTCTGAGATTAAGAGAAACCTCGATACTATCAAAGAGATATGTAATCGCTGTTTAGTTAAGCTCGATGGGTTGACTTCTAAACCTGTATTTGAGACGGAACCAGATATGAAAGTTCACTTTACAAATTACATAGTAAACTTTCAAAACATAGATACCTTTGCTGAACTAGAAAGTACTAGATTAAAATTCGGAGAAGAGACTCGAAAAGCTCAGGAGCAGGGTTCTGTCACAGCTAAAACAATCCTTAGTTCAATTGAAACAATAAAGGCATATCTAGAATATAATTTCGTCAAAAACGATCAAAAAACAAGTGCTAATATTGAATCTTTTATAAAGTTTATTGAAAGTCTTGTTACAAAATGCTGGTTGATTGAGATTCCTCTTCAAAGCCATGATGATTCGATACAAATTTTTGAATCACTCAACAATAGAGGTAAAAAATTAACCTTAGTGGATAAACTTCGTTTTAAATCAATAATCAAAAGTTCAATTGATACAATTGATCAAGTTCGTTTAAAATGGAAAAGTATTTATGCCGGAATTAGCTTTCTAATAGAAAATAGTTACGTGAAATCTGAAGATGATTTTTATAAGGTTTTTTTCAATTCAGTAAATGGAGATAATTTCACTAGAGAAGATGACTTTATCACTCTTTTTACAACTAAATATCTACAGAATGATATAAGTATACTCAGCTTTTTAGAGGAAACATTAAAAATAATAGATTTTCATAAAATACTCCATTACTCTTTAAATGAAGGCAATGAGTTTATAAATTCTTTTGATAAGAAAGAACAAGATAAAGTAAAAGCTTTATTTCAACTATTAAAAAGTACATTAGATGTATCGGATAACTCACGACTGTTATTGTTTTCAGTTATTCGTACAAATCATCAATTATTAGAAGAAAAATATATTATCATTCAATCCATTTGGAGCATAATTAGAATAGTATTTCACACCGAAATTTATAAAAATAAAAAATCGAATATTATTCGAGGCGAATACATGGAGCTGGTTAAAGATTTTACACAACAAAATAAAAACATTTTCCTTCAAAAGAACCCATTAACTTTTAGCCGTTCAATTATTGATTTAATCAAAACTAAAAATAATAATGAAGCCAAACTAGTTTTAGCTTTATATACTTATTTATATGATTTTAAAGCACTTTGCTCTCATAGTCCAAAGCAATATGCAAAATGGCAGTTAGACCATCTATTTCCTTCAAAATGGCTTCAATATTGGAGTCAGCATATGTATAAAAAAAATGATATAATACTATATATAAACGAACTACAACAAAACAAGCAAGTATACTTAGCGCATATTAACTGGGAACAGATTAAAATTGATATTAATTCACTCGATTCTGCTTTTGAATTAGATGAATCAAAACAAACTCAAACAGAAGATACACTAATTGAATTTATAGGTAATAAATGGTTATTACACTCAGGAAGCAATATAAAAACAAGCAACAAGGAATTTAGCTTTAAAAAAGAAGAATATTTAGATCAAAAATGGATAAAAATACCATCTAACTCTAATGCTCTTGGTATAGATAAATATGATGAATTTACTTATAAAGAAATTGTCTTACGCTCTCTACAATTAGCAAATTCTATAATTGAAAAAGTCAATAATACATGGGATGATATATAA